The following coding sequences are from one Bufo bufo chromosome 2, aBufBuf1.1, whole genome shotgun sequence window:
- the RAB36 gene encoding ras-related protein Rab-36, which produces MQNQQLSPAPRDRLICQMPKYYTAESCLQYKTHFDAQVKSVCQQRHAGNFGLKMSKVVMVGDLYVGKTSLINRFCKNVFDRDYKATIGVDFEIERFEILGMPFNLQIWDTAGQEKFKCIASAYYRGAQVIITAFDLGDIQTMEHTKHWLQDALKENEPDTCSVFLVGTKKDTLSAAECERTERDALKFAVEMKAEYWSVSAKTGENVKDFFFRVAALAFEQSMKKELEKSKLCTAQIGAGNLIQLEGNPGEKKENDLQHNMNCC; this is translated from the exons TATTACACAGCAGAATCTTGCCTCCAGTATAAAACTCATTTTGATGCCCAAGTGAAGAGTGTCTGCCAGCAACGCCATGCCGGGAACTTTGG GTTGAAGATGTCGAAAGTTGTAATGGTGGGAGATCTTTACGTGGGGAAAACCAGCTTGATCAATAG GTTTTGCAAGAATGTGTTTGATCGTGATTATAAAGCAACCATCGGCGTTGATTTCGAGATTGAACGGTTTGAAATCTTGGGCATGCCTTTTAATCTACAGAT ATGGGACACTGCAGGTCAAGAAAAATTCAAATGCATTGCATCTGCCTATTATCGTGGAGCACAGG TGATTATTACTGCTTTTGATCTTGGTGACATCCAGACGATGGAGCACACAAA GCATTGGCTTCAAGATGCTCTTAAGGAGAATGAACCTGATACTTGCTCTGTCTTTCTTGTAGGCACCAAAAAAGACACATTG TCAGCAGCAGAGTGTGAGCGGACAGAACGAGATGCTTTGAAATTTGCTGTCGAGATGAAGGCTGAATACTGGTCTGTCTCAGCAAAAACAg GTGAAAATGTCAAGGATTTCTTTTTCCGAGTGGCAGCACTTGCCTTTGAACAGTCCATGAAAAAAGAGCTGGAGAAGAGCAAGCTTTGCACCGCTCAGATTGGAGCTGGCAATCTAATAC AACTTGAGGGGAATCCTGGTGAGAAAAAGGAAAATGATCTCCAACATAATATGAACTGCTGCTAA